A window from Citrus sinensis cultivar Valencia sweet orange chromosome 3, DVS_A1.0, whole genome shotgun sequence encodes these proteins:
- the LOC102608133 gene encoding uncharacterized protein LOC102608133 isoform X3 → MALLGIQAEMPCEGNIPVPRHYSDWNLNVSTNGRAWLSNDVDSIFKNRNYCNGALLLPSPDQHLVQSKELVKQTMLKQEAIFRDQIRELHRIYWRQRELMDEMKKNELFKHHPQQGTLQSNPFSPQHLCDDAQKTSHVFSLPRVNPAFNQSSISTAKNDPSLSHFDDRKFVQSGPDPPQTKGCELESSKKFGKMVLDLELPPTEYIDSEDEVSMQKMPEVSDHPMNRISEAVHRSDWQPDHGSGGFNSVFQEDNLNPGSSSSKRKFLADLNEPIKLEEDSGTVSMYLPDLNEPNKNEEKVAGTSKFLVDLNEPVELQEEAALPSEFQSPLARNTNFSCQDLAQKGIQVPSTGITHNKTGRDGETCSSNLHPEKYDDDAGFIEELSTSLQNIDLKQAHEPETFHLMNQRKRKTCGEGLESLEKDLSSNSNPVSVSTCNIGTSSRLLSLTDIGNSKPSSVSSPKKRIRDIVRTPIIVQALPCFNSSLRLRKRSKSSITGPGVAGKTSCHGKSSKFGPKFDSASFHQRSFCNGSRAESKTLQSHPPSTDSNGLDVSEENQLSLECHCGTKFSTLSMEIKSAEYMNSNLRAQSSSSDGERKLEDTVMGLAWSKTKLVPKRRPGRRSESSAQVETCQNPSEDEDIKNGANDGVSNISLDCDLLPESGEQVTSHKLVVEGGLDQKISCFGAASDLNLSMKDDESSPTPSLPTELGFEGPVSPENKESSPPRGNSDENQAETSSELSGKEDGDVQEDLTRNAAEAMVSGEEDGDLQEKLSMNAATALVSISSSVFQTCPEKAACEPSKPSRSDDLYWFAKVVSSVVDDPDGELGVALSSKNNGDYKEYMFNGLDYFEAMTLNLVETNVEEADWFKTNDQIGEKEEASGATYLPSQQRRGRMRRRRQQRKDFQTEVLPSLASLSRGEVTEDLQTIEALIEAANGLRGTVCTRSMSRNGRARGRKHSFISTSNLTDITICSPSKQRTSFREKDVKEGSLIGWGRITRRRRGPRSPSTNPWLR, encoded by the exons ATGGCATTGCTAGGAATACAAGCAGAGATGCCGTGTGAAGGCAATATTCCTGTTCCCAGACATTATTCCGATTGGAATCTGAATGTGAGTACTAATGGTAGGGCATGGCTCTCAAATGATGTTGATAGCATATTTAAGAATCGAAATTACTGCAATGGTGCTTTGTTACTGCCATCTCCCGATCAGCATTTGGTTCAAAGCAAGGAATTAGTGAAGCAGACAATGCTTAAGCAGGAAGCTATTTTCAGGGATCAG ATCCGCGAACTTCATCGCATTTATTGGAGACAGAGGGAATTAATGgatgaaatgaaaaagaacGAGTTATTTAAACATCATCCACAGCAGGGGACCTTACAGTCAAATCCTTTTTCACCCCAGCACTTGTGTGATGATGCACAGAAGACATCTCATGTTTTCAGCTTGCCCAGGGTGAATCCTGCATTCAATCAGTCGTCCATTTCAACTGCTAAAAATGACCCATCACTTTCACATTTTGATGACAGAAAGTTTGTGCAGTCAGGTCCAGATCCTCCTCAAACTAAAGGCTGTGAGTTGGAGTCCAGCAAGAAGTTTGGTAAAATGGTCTTGGATCTTGAGCTTCCACCTACTGAGTATATTGATAGTGAAGATGAGGTGTCTATGCAAAAGATGCCTGAGGTGTCGGATCATCCTATGAACAGAATCTCTGAGGCTGTGCATAGGAGTGATTGGCAACCAGACCATGGCAGTGGTGGTTTTAACTCCGTTTTCCAGGAGGATAATTTGAATCCTGGTTCATCTTCTTCTAAAAGGAAATTTTTGGCTGATTTGAATGAGCCGATCAAGCTTGAGGAAGATTCAGGTACTGTGTCCATGTATTTGCCCGACTTGAATGAACCAAATAAGAATGAAGAAAAGGTAGCTGGTACATCCAAATTTTTGGTCGACTTGAACGAACCCGTTGAACTTCAGGAGGAGGCAGCATTGCCCAGTGAATTTCAAAGTCCTCTTGCTAGAAACACAAATTTCTCATGTCAGGATCTGGCTCAAAAGGGCATTCAAGTTCCTTCCACCGGTATAACACATAATAAAACTGGAAGGGATGGTGAAACTTGCTCAAGCAATTTGCACCCGGAgaaatatgatgatgatgcag GTTTCATTGAAGAACTATCCACGTCTTTACAAAACATTGATCTGAAGCAAGCACATGAACCTGAAACTTTTCATCTTATGAATCagaggaagagaaaaacaTGTGGTGAAGGTTTAGAGAGTCTTGAAAAAGATCTCTCCTCTAATAGCAATCCAGTATCTGTTTCTACTTGTAACATAGGAACTTCTTCTCGGCTTTTGTCTCTGACTGATATAGGGAATTCTAAGCCATCCTCAGTTTCATCTCCAAAGAAACGCATACGTGATATTGTGCGAACCCCTATAATAGTTCAAGCACTCCCATGCTTTAACTCATCTTTACGGTTAAGAAAACGTTCAAAATCATCTATTACAGGCCCTGGTGTTGCTGGTAAAACGTCTTGCCATGGTAAAAGTTCGAAGTTTGGCCCAAAATTTGATAGTGCAAGCTTCCATCAGAGAAGCTTTTGTAATGGGTCGCGTGCAGAGTCCAAAACATTGCAATCTCATCCACCATCCACCGATTCCAATGGCCTGGATGTGAGCGAAGAGAATCAATTGTCATTGGAGTGCCATTGCGGCACAAAATTTTCTACACTTTCCATGGAAATTAAATCTGCAGAGTATATGAATTCTAACCTCAGGGCACAAAGCAGTTCCTCAGATGGAGAAAGAAAGCTTGAAGATACAGTGATGGGGTTGGCTTGGTCTAAAACAAAGCTGGTACCAAAAAGAAGACCGGGTAGAAGAAGTGAATCATCAGCACAAGTGGAAACCTGTCAGAATCCATCTGAAGATGAAGACATCAAGAACGGTGCAAATGATGGGGTAAGTAACATTAGCTTGGATTGTGATCTTCTGCCCGAGTCAGGAGAGCAGGTAACTTCACATAAGCTGGTTGTGGAGGGTGGACTTGACcaaaaaatttcatgttttggGGCCGCCAGTGACCTGAACTTAAGCATGAAGGATGATGAGTCTTCTCCGACACCATCTCTGCCAACAGAATTAGGTTTTGAGGGACCAGTAAGTCCAGAAAATAAGGAGAGTTCTCCACCACGAGGAAATTCAGATGAAAACCAAGCTGAGACATCTTCTGAACTCTCGGGAAAGGAAGATGGGGATGTCCAAGAAGATCTTACCCGAAATGCAGCAGAGGCTATGGTGTCAGGGGAGGAAGATGGGGATTTGCAAGAGAAACTTTCCATGAATGCAGCAACAGCTTTAGTTTCCATTTCTTCATCTGTGTTTCAAACTTGTCCAGAAAAGGCTGCTTGTGAGCCATCTAAGCCTTCTAGGAGTGATGACCTTTATTGGTTTGCCAAGGTAGTTTCTTCAGTAGTAGATGATCCAGATGGTGAACTTGGAGTAGCTTTAAGTTCTAAGAACAATGGTGATTATAAGGAGTATATGTTCAATGGGCTTGACTACTTTGAGGCCATGACATTGAATCTGGTTGAGACGAATGTAGAAGAAGCAGACTGGTTTAAGACCAATGACCAAATAGGTGAAAAAGAGGAAGCAAGTGGTGCCACTTATTTGCCAAGTCAGCAAAGAAGGGGTAGAATGAGGAGGCGGAGGCAGCAGCGAAAGGATTTCCAAACTGAAGTTCTCCCTAGCCTTGCCTCTCTTTCAAGGGGTGAAGTGACTGAGGATCTCCAAACAATAGAGGCGCTAATTGAAGCTGCCAATGGCCTAAGGGGAACAGTCTGCACTAGAAGTATGAGCAGAAATGGGCGGGCACGAGGAAGGAAGCACTCGTTCATTTCTACTTCCAATCTGACAGATATCACAATCTGCTCACCATCAAAGCAGCGCACCAGCTTTAGGGAGAAGGATGTCAAAGAGGGAAGCCTAATTGGTTGGGGGAGAATAACAAGGAGGCGTCGGGGGCCAAGAAGTCCTTCTACTAACCCTTGGCTTAGGTGA
- the LOC102608133 gene encoding uncharacterized protein LOC102608133 isoform X1 produces the protein MALLGIQAEMPCEGNIPVPRHYSDWNLNVSTNGRAWLSNDVDSIFKNRNYCNGALLLPSPDQHLVQSKELVKQTMLKQEAIFRDQIRELHRIYWRQRELMDEMKKNELFKHHPQQGTLQSNPFSPQHLCDDAQKTSHVFSLPRVNPAFNQSSISTAKNDPSLSHFDDRKFVQSGPDPPQTKGCELESSKKFGKMVLDLELPPTEYIDSEDEVSMQKMPEVSDHPMNRISEAVHRSDWQPDHGSGGFNSVFQEDNLNPGSSSSKRKFLADLNEPIKLEEDSGTVSMYLPDLNEPNKNEEKVAGTSKFLVDLNEPVELQEEAALPSEFQSPLARNTNFSCQDLAQKGIQVPSTGITHNKTGRDGETCSSNLHPEKYDDDAGQGRSNIASLSPGFIEELSTSLQNIDLKQAHEPETFHLMNQRKRKTCGEGLESLEKDLSSNSNPVSVSTCNIGTSSRLLSLTDIGNSKPSSVSSPKKRIRDIVRTPIIVQALPCFNSSLRLRKRSKSSITGPGVAGKTSCHGKSSKFGPKFDSASFHQRSFCNGSRAESKTLQSHPPSTDSNGLDVSEENQLSLECHCGTKFSTLSMEIKSAEYMNSNLRAQSSSSDGERKLEDTVMGLAWSKTKLVPKRRPGRRSESSAQVETCQNPSEDEDIKNGANDGVSNISLDCDLLPESGEQVTSHKLVVEGGLDQKISCFGAASDLNLSMKDDESSPTPSLPTELGFEGPVSPENKESSPPRGNSDENQAETSSELSGKEDGDVQEDLTRNAAEAMVSGEEDGDLQEKLSMNAATALVSISSSVFQTCPEKAACEPSKPSRSDDLYWFAKVVSSVVDDPDGELGVALSSKNNGDYKEYMFNGLDYFEAMTLNLVETNVEEADWFKTNDQIGEKEEASGATYLPSQQRRGRMRRRRQQRKDFQTEVLPSLASLSRGEVTEDLQTIEALIEAANGLRGTVCTRSMSRNGRARGRKHSFISTSNLTDITICSPSKQRTSFREKDVKEGSLIGWGRITRRRRGPRSPSTNPWLR, from the exons ATGGCATTGCTAGGAATACAAGCAGAGATGCCGTGTGAAGGCAATATTCCTGTTCCCAGACATTATTCCGATTGGAATCTGAATGTGAGTACTAATGGTAGGGCATGGCTCTCAAATGATGTTGATAGCATATTTAAGAATCGAAATTACTGCAATGGTGCTTTGTTACTGCCATCTCCCGATCAGCATTTGGTTCAAAGCAAGGAATTAGTGAAGCAGACAATGCTTAAGCAGGAAGCTATTTTCAGGGATCAG ATCCGCGAACTTCATCGCATTTATTGGAGACAGAGGGAATTAATGgatgaaatgaaaaagaacGAGTTATTTAAACATCATCCACAGCAGGGGACCTTACAGTCAAATCCTTTTTCACCCCAGCACTTGTGTGATGATGCACAGAAGACATCTCATGTTTTCAGCTTGCCCAGGGTGAATCCTGCATTCAATCAGTCGTCCATTTCAACTGCTAAAAATGACCCATCACTTTCACATTTTGATGACAGAAAGTTTGTGCAGTCAGGTCCAGATCCTCCTCAAACTAAAGGCTGTGAGTTGGAGTCCAGCAAGAAGTTTGGTAAAATGGTCTTGGATCTTGAGCTTCCACCTACTGAGTATATTGATAGTGAAGATGAGGTGTCTATGCAAAAGATGCCTGAGGTGTCGGATCATCCTATGAACAGAATCTCTGAGGCTGTGCATAGGAGTGATTGGCAACCAGACCATGGCAGTGGTGGTTTTAACTCCGTTTTCCAGGAGGATAATTTGAATCCTGGTTCATCTTCTTCTAAAAGGAAATTTTTGGCTGATTTGAATGAGCCGATCAAGCTTGAGGAAGATTCAGGTACTGTGTCCATGTATTTGCCCGACTTGAATGAACCAAATAAGAATGAAGAAAAGGTAGCTGGTACATCCAAATTTTTGGTCGACTTGAACGAACCCGTTGAACTTCAGGAGGAGGCAGCATTGCCCAGTGAATTTCAAAGTCCTCTTGCTAGAAACACAAATTTCTCATGTCAGGATCTGGCTCAAAAGGGCATTCAAGTTCCTTCCACCGGTATAACACATAATAAAACTGGAAGGGATGGTGAAACTTGCTCAAGCAATTTGCACCCGGAgaaatatgatgatgatgcag GGCAAGGAAGAAGTAATATTGCTTCTTTGTCTCCAGGTTTCATTGAAGAACTATCCACGTCTTTACAAAACATTGATCTGAAGCAAGCACATGAACCTGAAACTTTTCATCTTATGAATCagaggaagagaaaaacaTGTGGTGAAGGTTTAGAGAGTCTTGAAAAAGATCTCTCCTCTAATAGCAATCCAGTATCTGTTTCTACTTGTAACATAGGAACTTCTTCTCGGCTTTTGTCTCTGACTGATATAGGGAATTCTAAGCCATCCTCAGTTTCATCTCCAAAGAAACGCATACGTGATATTGTGCGAACCCCTATAATAGTTCAAGCACTCCCATGCTTTAACTCATCTTTACGGTTAAGAAAACGTTCAAAATCATCTATTACAGGCCCTGGTGTTGCTGGTAAAACGTCTTGCCATGGTAAAAGTTCGAAGTTTGGCCCAAAATTTGATAGTGCAAGCTTCCATCAGAGAAGCTTTTGTAATGGGTCGCGTGCAGAGTCCAAAACATTGCAATCTCATCCACCATCCACCGATTCCAATGGCCTGGATGTGAGCGAAGAGAATCAATTGTCATTGGAGTGCCATTGCGGCACAAAATTTTCTACACTTTCCATGGAAATTAAATCTGCAGAGTATATGAATTCTAACCTCAGGGCACAAAGCAGTTCCTCAGATGGAGAAAGAAAGCTTGAAGATACAGTGATGGGGTTGGCTTGGTCTAAAACAAAGCTGGTACCAAAAAGAAGACCGGGTAGAAGAAGTGAATCATCAGCACAAGTGGAAACCTGTCAGAATCCATCTGAAGATGAAGACATCAAGAACGGTGCAAATGATGGGGTAAGTAACATTAGCTTGGATTGTGATCTTCTGCCCGAGTCAGGAGAGCAGGTAACTTCACATAAGCTGGTTGTGGAGGGTGGACTTGACcaaaaaatttcatgttttggGGCCGCCAGTGACCTGAACTTAAGCATGAAGGATGATGAGTCTTCTCCGACACCATCTCTGCCAACAGAATTAGGTTTTGAGGGACCAGTAAGTCCAGAAAATAAGGAGAGTTCTCCACCACGAGGAAATTCAGATGAAAACCAAGCTGAGACATCTTCTGAACTCTCGGGAAAGGAAGATGGGGATGTCCAAGAAGATCTTACCCGAAATGCAGCAGAGGCTATGGTGTCAGGGGAGGAAGATGGGGATTTGCAAGAGAAACTTTCCATGAATGCAGCAACAGCTTTAGTTTCCATTTCTTCATCTGTGTTTCAAACTTGTCCAGAAAAGGCTGCTTGTGAGCCATCTAAGCCTTCTAGGAGTGATGACCTTTATTGGTTTGCCAAGGTAGTTTCTTCAGTAGTAGATGATCCAGATGGTGAACTTGGAGTAGCTTTAAGTTCTAAGAACAATGGTGATTATAAGGAGTATATGTTCAATGGGCTTGACTACTTTGAGGCCATGACATTGAATCTGGTTGAGACGAATGTAGAAGAAGCAGACTGGTTTAAGACCAATGACCAAATAGGTGAAAAAGAGGAAGCAAGTGGTGCCACTTATTTGCCAAGTCAGCAAAGAAGGGGTAGAATGAGGAGGCGGAGGCAGCAGCGAAAGGATTTCCAAACTGAAGTTCTCCCTAGCCTTGCCTCTCTTTCAAGGGGTGAAGTGACTGAGGATCTCCAAACAATAGAGGCGCTAATTGAAGCTGCCAATGGCCTAAGGGGAACAGTCTGCACTAGAAGTATGAGCAGAAATGGGCGGGCACGAGGAAGGAAGCACTCGTTCATTTCTACTTCCAATCTGACAGATATCACAATCTGCTCACCATCAAAGCAGCGCACCAGCTTTAGGGAGAAGGATGTCAAAGAGGGAAGCCTAATTGGTTGGGGGAGAATAACAAGGAGGCGTCGGGGGCCAAGAAGTCCTTCTACTAACCCTTGGCTTAGGTGA
- the LOC102608133 gene encoding uncharacterized protein LOC102608133 isoform X2, translated as MPCEGNIPVPRHYSDWNLNVSTNGRAWLSNDVDSIFKNRNYCNGALLLPSPDQHLVQSKELVKQTMLKQEAIFRDQIRELHRIYWRQRELMDEMKKNELFKHHPQQGTLQSNPFSPQHLCDDAQKTSHVFSLPRVNPAFNQSSISTAKNDPSLSHFDDRKFVQSGPDPPQTKGCELESSKKFGKMVLDLELPPTEYIDSEDEVSMQKMPEVSDHPMNRISEAVHRSDWQPDHGSGGFNSVFQEDNLNPGSSSSKRKFLADLNEPIKLEEDSGTVSMYLPDLNEPNKNEEKVAGTSKFLVDLNEPVELQEEAALPSEFQSPLARNTNFSCQDLAQKGIQVPSTGITHNKTGRDGETCSSNLHPEKYDDDAGQGRSNIASLSPGFIEELSTSLQNIDLKQAHEPETFHLMNQRKRKTCGEGLESLEKDLSSNSNPVSVSTCNIGTSSRLLSLTDIGNSKPSSVSSPKKRIRDIVRTPIIVQALPCFNSSLRLRKRSKSSITGPGVAGKTSCHGKSSKFGPKFDSASFHQRSFCNGSRAESKTLQSHPPSTDSNGLDVSEENQLSLECHCGTKFSTLSMEIKSAEYMNSNLRAQSSSSDGERKLEDTVMGLAWSKTKLVPKRRPGRRSESSAQVETCQNPSEDEDIKNGANDGVSNISLDCDLLPESGEQVTSHKLVVEGGLDQKISCFGAASDLNLSMKDDESSPTPSLPTELGFEGPVSPENKESSPPRGNSDENQAETSSELSGKEDGDVQEDLTRNAAEAMVSGEEDGDLQEKLSMNAATALVSISSSVFQTCPEKAACEPSKPSRSDDLYWFAKVVSSVVDDPDGELGVALSSKNNGDYKEYMFNGLDYFEAMTLNLVETNVEEADWFKTNDQIGEKEEASGATYLPSQQRRGRMRRRRQQRKDFQTEVLPSLASLSRGEVTEDLQTIEALIEAANGLRGTVCTRSMSRNGRARGRKHSFISTSNLTDITICSPSKQRTSFREKDVKEGSLIGWGRITRRRRGPRSPSTNPWLR; from the exons ATGCCGTGTGAAGGCAATATTCCTGTTCCCAGACATTATTCCGATTGGAATCTGAATGTGAGTACTAATGGTAGGGCATGGCTCTCAAATGATGTTGATAGCATATTTAAGAATCGAAATTACTGCAATGGTGCTTTGTTACTGCCATCTCCCGATCAGCATTTGGTTCAAAGCAAGGAATTAGTGAAGCAGACAATGCTTAAGCAGGAAGCTATTTTCAGGGATCAG ATCCGCGAACTTCATCGCATTTATTGGAGACAGAGGGAATTAATGgatgaaatgaaaaagaacGAGTTATTTAAACATCATCCACAGCAGGGGACCTTACAGTCAAATCCTTTTTCACCCCAGCACTTGTGTGATGATGCACAGAAGACATCTCATGTTTTCAGCTTGCCCAGGGTGAATCCTGCATTCAATCAGTCGTCCATTTCAACTGCTAAAAATGACCCATCACTTTCACATTTTGATGACAGAAAGTTTGTGCAGTCAGGTCCAGATCCTCCTCAAACTAAAGGCTGTGAGTTGGAGTCCAGCAAGAAGTTTGGTAAAATGGTCTTGGATCTTGAGCTTCCACCTACTGAGTATATTGATAGTGAAGATGAGGTGTCTATGCAAAAGATGCCTGAGGTGTCGGATCATCCTATGAACAGAATCTCTGAGGCTGTGCATAGGAGTGATTGGCAACCAGACCATGGCAGTGGTGGTTTTAACTCCGTTTTCCAGGAGGATAATTTGAATCCTGGTTCATCTTCTTCTAAAAGGAAATTTTTGGCTGATTTGAATGAGCCGATCAAGCTTGAGGAAGATTCAGGTACTGTGTCCATGTATTTGCCCGACTTGAATGAACCAAATAAGAATGAAGAAAAGGTAGCTGGTACATCCAAATTTTTGGTCGACTTGAACGAACCCGTTGAACTTCAGGAGGAGGCAGCATTGCCCAGTGAATTTCAAAGTCCTCTTGCTAGAAACACAAATTTCTCATGTCAGGATCTGGCTCAAAAGGGCATTCAAGTTCCTTCCACCGGTATAACACATAATAAAACTGGAAGGGATGGTGAAACTTGCTCAAGCAATTTGCACCCGGAgaaatatgatgatgatgcag GGCAAGGAAGAAGTAATATTGCTTCTTTGTCTCCAGGTTTCATTGAAGAACTATCCACGTCTTTACAAAACATTGATCTGAAGCAAGCACATGAACCTGAAACTTTTCATCTTATGAATCagaggaagagaaaaacaTGTGGTGAAGGTTTAGAGAGTCTTGAAAAAGATCTCTCCTCTAATAGCAATCCAGTATCTGTTTCTACTTGTAACATAGGAACTTCTTCTCGGCTTTTGTCTCTGACTGATATAGGGAATTCTAAGCCATCCTCAGTTTCATCTCCAAAGAAACGCATACGTGATATTGTGCGAACCCCTATAATAGTTCAAGCACTCCCATGCTTTAACTCATCTTTACGGTTAAGAAAACGTTCAAAATCATCTATTACAGGCCCTGGTGTTGCTGGTAAAACGTCTTGCCATGGTAAAAGTTCGAAGTTTGGCCCAAAATTTGATAGTGCAAGCTTCCATCAGAGAAGCTTTTGTAATGGGTCGCGTGCAGAGTCCAAAACATTGCAATCTCATCCACCATCCACCGATTCCAATGGCCTGGATGTGAGCGAAGAGAATCAATTGTCATTGGAGTGCCATTGCGGCACAAAATTTTCTACACTTTCCATGGAAATTAAATCTGCAGAGTATATGAATTCTAACCTCAGGGCACAAAGCAGTTCCTCAGATGGAGAAAGAAAGCTTGAAGATACAGTGATGGGGTTGGCTTGGTCTAAAACAAAGCTGGTACCAAAAAGAAGACCGGGTAGAAGAAGTGAATCATCAGCACAAGTGGAAACCTGTCAGAATCCATCTGAAGATGAAGACATCAAGAACGGTGCAAATGATGGGGTAAGTAACATTAGCTTGGATTGTGATCTTCTGCCCGAGTCAGGAGAGCAGGTAACTTCACATAAGCTGGTTGTGGAGGGTGGACTTGACcaaaaaatttcatgttttggGGCCGCCAGTGACCTGAACTTAAGCATGAAGGATGATGAGTCTTCTCCGACACCATCTCTGCCAACAGAATTAGGTTTTGAGGGACCAGTAAGTCCAGAAAATAAGGAGAGTTCTCCACCACGAGGAAATTCAGATGAAAACCAAGCTGAGACATCTTCTGAACTCTCGGGAAAGGAAGATGGGGATGTCCAAGAAGATCTTACCCGAAATGCAGCAGAGGCTATGGTGTCAGGGGAGGAAGATGGGGATTTGCAAGAGAAACTTTCCATGAATGCAGCAACAGCTTTAGTTTCCATTTCTTCATCTGTGTTTCAAACTTGTCCAGAAAAGGCTGCTTGTGAGCCATCTAAGCCTTCTAGGAGTGATGACCTTTATTGGTTTGCCAAGGTAGTTTCTTCAGTAGTAGATGATCCAGATGGTGAACTTGGAGTAGCTTTAAGTTCTAAGAACAATGGTGATTATAAGGAGTATATGTTCAATGGGCTTGACTACTTTGAGGCCATGACATTGAATCTGGTTGAGACGAATGTAGAAGAAGCAGACTGGTTTAAGACCAATGACCAAATAGGTGAAAAAGAGGAAGCAAGTGGTGCCACTTATTTGCCAAGTCAGCAAAGAAGGGGTAGAATGAGGAGGCGGAGGCAGCAGCGAAAGGATTTCCAAACTGAAGTTCTCCCTAGCCTTGCCTCTCTTTCAAGGGGTGAAGTGACTGAGGATCTCCAAACAATAGAGGCGCTAATTGAAGCTGCCAATGGCCTAAGGGGAACAGTCTGCACTAGAAGTATGAGCAGAAATGGGCGGGCACGAGGAAGGAAGCACTCGTTCATTTCTACTTCCAATCTGACAGATATCACAATCTGCTCACCATCAAAGCAGCGCACCAGCTTTAGGGAGAAGGATGTCAAAGAGGGAAGCCTAATTGGTTGGGGGAGAATAACAAGGAGGCGTCGGGGGCCAAGAAGTCCTTCTACTAACCCTTGGCTTAGGTGA